The following coding sequences lie in one Arachis hypogaea cultivar Tifrunner chromosome 9, arahy.Tifrunner.gnm2.J5K5, whole genome shotgun sequence genomic window:
- the LOC112710568 gene encoding probable glycerol-3-phosphate acyltransferase 3: MAKMFRAFFFKSLFFFWYRFLFRQLKSLIGLRRNILSTQFKYQKFSSFLHQHHRSSELGDHTLVFDVENALLKSSSLFPYFMLVAFEAGGLIRAIVLVLLYPVACAPDIVGQELGLKMMVMICFFGIKVDSFRVGRSVLPKFLLEDVGKEMFDVLKRSSGKKVGVTNMPRIMVESFLREYLEIDVVVGRELKVFCGYFVGLMEEKKSALHALEQVQEGKGCSDMIGITRFNKVVDHQLFSHCKEVYAVSEAEKRSWQRLSKDKYPKPLIFHDGRLALRPTLFDSIAILMWLPYALILAIIRISLALSLPYNFSTPLLVFTGIHLTTSEIPKMPPNNNNKTGTLYVCNHRTLLDPLYISFTLQRNLIAVTYSLSRMSEILAPIKTVRLTRNRDQDANMMKHLLAQGDLVVCPEGTTCREPYLLRFSPLFSEMCDDIAPVAVNSHVTMFHGTTAGGLKCLDPVFFLMNPSPVYTVDLLQHVQRSRCVDRAVVTEKEHQARFKVANHVQSQIGSALGFECTKLTRKDKYLILAGNEGVVINRACGKS; the protein is encoded by the exons ATGGCTAAAATGTTCAGAGCTTTTTTCTTCAAAtcccttttcttcttttggtACCGTTTCCTCTTTAGACAACTCAAGAGTCTCATAGGCCTCCGCAGAAACATCCTCAGCACACAGTTCAAGTACCAGAAGTTCTCTTCCTTTCTCCATCAGCACCACCGTTCTTCAGAACTCGGTGACCATACACTCGTCTTTGATGTTGAAAACGCTCTGTTGAAATCCTCTTCTCTGTTCCCCTACTTCATGCTGGTGGCATTCGAAGCAGGGGGCTTAATCAGAGCCATTGTTCTTGTCCTGCTGTATCCTGTTGCGTGCGCACCAGATATAGTAGGGCAAGAACTGGGGCTCAAGATGATGGTTATGATATGTTTTTTCGGAATCAAAGTAGATAGCTTCCGAGTGGGAAGGTCGGTTTTGCCGAAATTCCTCTTGGAAGACGTTGGGAAAGAAATGTTTGATGTGTTGAAGAGAAGCAGCGGGAAGAAAGTGGGCGTGACGAACATGCCAAGAATCATGGTGGAGAGTTTCTTGAGAGAGTATTTGGAGATTGATGTTGTTGTTGGGAGGGAATTGAAGGTTTTCTGTGGATACTTTGTTGGGTTGATGGAGGAGAAGAAAAGTGCTTTGCATGCTTTGGAACAGGTTCAAGAAGGGAAAGGATGTTCCGATATGATTGGAATTACTAGATTCAACAAAGTTGTTGATCATCAATTGTTCTCCCATTGCAAG GAAGTGTATGCGGTGtcagaagcagagaagagaagcTGGCAAAGGTTATCAAAGGACAAATACCCAAAGCCACTAATCTTCCACGATGGAAGGCTTGCCCTTAGACCCACTCTATTTGACTCCATAGCCATCTTAATGTGGCTCCCCTATGCCCTAATCCTCGCCATTATTAGAATCTCACTTGCCCTCTCTCTCCCCTATAACTTCTCAACCCCCCTCTTGGTATTTACTGGCATACACCTCACCACCTCCGAAATCCCCAAAATGCCCcccaacaataataacaagacGGGCACGCTTTATGTGTGCAACCACAGGACCTTGTTGGACCCTCTTTACATTTCTTTCACTCTTCAGAGGAACTTAATCGCCGTTACTTACAGCTTGAGTAGGATGTCAGAGATTCTTGCACCAATCAAAACGGTGCGTTTAACTAGGAACCGGGATCAAGACGCAAACATGATGAAGCACTTGCTCGCCCAAGGAGACCTAGTTGTTTGCCCCGAAGGGACCACTTGCCGGGAGCCTTATTTATTGAGGTTCAGCCCTTTGTTCTCCGAGATGTGCGACGACATTGCCCCCGTGGCCGTTAACAGCCACGTCACCATGTTCCACGGCACTACGGCCGGGGGACTCAAGTGTCTCGACCCTGTGTTCTTTCTCATGAATCCCTCGCCAGTCTACACCGTCGACCTCTTGCAACACGTGCAGAGATCACGGTGCGTTGACAGGGCAGTGGTTACTGAGAAAGAACATCAGGCGAGATTCAAAGTCGCGAATCACGTGCAAAGTCAGATAGGGAGCGCGTTGGGGTTTGAGTGCACTAAGCTTACGAGAAAAGATAAGTACCTGATTTTGGCGGGTAATGAAGGTGTAGTTATTAACCGAGCGTGTGGTAAATCTTAG